The following coding sequences are from one Mesorhizobium onobrychidis window:
- a CDS encoding L-threonylcarbamoyladenylate synthase, translating into MAEILAAGEAMERALALLEGGDVVAIPTETVYGLAADATNGVGVARIFEAKGRPRFNPLIAHVADLAMAERIALFDPLSKRLSQTFWPGPLTLVLPQRPGNGIHPLVTAGLDTIALRVPKGFGGELIARLGRPLAAPSANSSGKISATTAEAVAADLGAKIKLVVDGGATSVGLESTIVKIEGGKLRLLRPGGIAAEEIEAAAGMTLLRGAAGIEAPGMLASHYAPGAAVRVNAAKVARGEALLAFGPRRAEGWQGAAALRNLSATGDLREAATNLFAHMQDLDRSGAKTIAVEPIPFDGLGEAINDRLSRAAAPRDKID; encoded by the coding sequence GTGGCTGAGATACTTGCCGCCGGCGAGGCGATGGAGCGGGCGCTGGCGCTGCTCGAAGGCGGCGATGTCGTCGCCATTCCGACGGAAACCGTCTACGGGCTGGCCGCCGACGCCACCAATGGCGTGGGCGTGGCGCGCATTTTTGAGGCCAAGGGCCGGCCACGCTTCAATCCGCTGATCGCCCATGTTGCCGATCTGGCGATGGCCGAGCGCATCGCGCTGTTCGATCCGCTGTCGAAAAGACTGTCGCAGACATTCTGGCCGGGACCGCTGACGCTGGTGCTGCCGCAGCGGCCTGGCAACGGCATTCATCCGCTGGTCACCGCCGGGCTCGATACGATCGCGCTGCGCGTGCCGAAAGGCTTTGGCGGCGAACTGATCGCCCGGCTCGGACGCCCGCTTGCCGCGCCCAGCGCCAATTCCTCAGGCAAGATCAGCGCCACGACGGCCGAGGCAGTGGCGGCCGATCTTGGTGCAAAAATCAAGCTGGTGGTCGATGGCGGCGCGACGTCGGTCGGGCTCGAATCGACAATCGTCAAGATCGAGGGCGGAAAGCTGCGGCTGCTGCGGCCAGGCGGCATTGCCGCCGAGGAGATCGAAGCGGCCGCCGGCATGACGCTTCTGCGCGGTGCGGCGGGCATCGAGGCGCCGGGCATGCTCGCCTCGCATTACGCGCCTGGTGCTGCGGTGCGGGTCAACGCCGCAAAAGTCGCAAGGGGCGAAGCCTTGCTGGCGTTCGGGCCCCGCCGTGCCGAAGGGTGGCAAGGCGCTGCTGCCTTGCGCAACCTGTCCGCGACCGGCGACCTGCGCGAGGCCGCGACCAACCTCTTTGCCCATATGCAGGATCTCGATCGCAGCGGCGCCAAGACAATCGCCGTCGAGCCGATCCCCTTCGACGGACTGGGCGAGGCGATCAACGACCGGCTTTCGCGCGCCGCCGCCCCTCGTGACAAGATCGATTGA
- a CDS encoding ATPase, with amino-acid sequence MNSARDIEVTEETAAETLEPVSETTLDEAAAAVIEAAELSEDDEDGDDHEGAEDDKAATLSDDEED; translated from the coding sequence ATGAATTCCGCTCGCGACATCGAAGTGACAGAAGAAACCGCCGCCGAGACGCTTGAGCCCGTTTCCGAAACAACCCTCGACGAGGCCGCCGCTGCCGTGATCGAAGCTGCCGAGCTGTCGGAAGACGATGAGGACGGTGACGACCACGAAGGCGCTGAAGACGACAAAGCCGCTACCCTCTCGGATGACGAGGAAGACTAA
- the glyS gene encoding glycine--tRNA ligase subunit beta codes for MPDLLLELRSEEIPARMQRKAAGDLKKMMTDGLVEAGLTYEAAREYWTPRRLALDIRGVTARSKDISEEIKGPSTNAPEQAVQGFLRKAGLSSIAEAHVHADPKKGDFYVAHIAKPGRAAEAIIAELVPGIIRGFPWPKSMRWGPASAKPGSLRWVRPLQSILCTFGPETEEPVVVDFEIDGIRSGNVTYGHRFHAPDAITVRRFDDYAAKLEAAKVVLDADRRKEIILSDARNLAFANGLDLVEDDGLLEEVSGLVEWPVVLMGEFEQDFLAIPAEVIRLTIRANQKCFVTRPQGVDEELSNRFILTANIEASDGGKEIAYGNGKVVRARLSDALYFWKTDQGDLPDLDQLQASADKFGLDLKKPLDQRMARLDHLGVTFHAKLGTQGERVERIKRLAGEIADTLSKQPNFVDGKLLAADDLNVEQKYLRERAERAAVLAKADLTTEVVGEFPELQGAMGRKYALLQGEHPSAIAAIEEHYKPQGPSDRVPTDQVSVAVALADKLDTLVGFWAIDEKPTGSKDPYALRRAALGVVRILVENGIRLALTPIFGSAYEWANYLDKNAVTTLEGKAEQIYRSDLLAFFHDRLKVYLRDQGARHDLIDAVLAPRPISPLEGEMSPEATEWGADPRETTPSALPGISPSRGEIGQSSNDDLLQIVRRVQALGSFLDTEDGKNLLAGTKRAANILAAEEKKKTTIAERVEPALFREDAEKALFAAVNQAEKEAGQAIHNEDFSAAMLALSALREPVDSFFERVLVNDEDQAVRANRLALLARIRAATDQVADFSKIAG; via the coding sequence ATGCCCGACCTGCTTTTAGAACTCCGTTCGGAAGAGATTCCCGCGCGCATGCAGCGCAAGGCGGCGGGCGACCTGAAGAAGATGATGACGGACGGTTTGGTTGAGGCCGGGCTGACGTATGAGGCGGCGCGCGAATATTGGACGCCGCGCCGGTTGGCGCTCGACATTCGCGGCGTGACCGCGCGCTCGAAGGACATAAGCGAGGAGATCAAGGGGCCGTCGACTAATGCGCCCGAACAGGCGGTCCAGGGTTTTCTGCGCAAGGCCGGTCTCTCCTCGATCGCCGAGGCGCATGTCCATGCCGATCCGAAGAAGGGCGACTTCTATGTCGCCCACATTGCGAAGCCGGGCCGGGCGGCCGAGGCGATCATCGCCGAGCTGGTGCCGGGCATCATCCGCGGCTTTCCATGGCCGAAATCGATGCGCTGGGGGCCGGCCTCGGCGAAACCCGGATCGTTGCGCTGGGTGCGGCCGCTGCAGTCCATCCTCTGCACCTTCGGCCCGGAAACCGAGGAGCCGGTGGTGGTCGATTTCGAGATCGACGGCATCCGCTCGGGCAATGTCACCTACGGCCACCGTTTTCATGCGCCGGACGCGATCACCGTGCGCCGTTTCGACGACTATGCCGCCAAGCTGGAGGCGGCGAAGGTCGTGCTCGATGCCGACCGACGCAAGGAGATCATCCTTTCCGACGCCAGGAACCTCGCTTTCGCCAACGGGCTCGATCTGGTCGAGGACGACGGGCTGCTCGAGGAAGTGTCCGGCCTTGTCGAATGGCCTGTCGTGCTGATGGGCGAATTCGAGCAGGACTTTCTCGCCATTCCAGCCGAGGTGATCCGGCTGACCATCCGCGCCAACCAGAAGTGCTTCGTGACGCGGCCGCAGGGCGTCGATGAAGAGCTTTCCAACCGCTTCATTCTGACCGCCAACATCGAAGCAAGCGACGGTGGCAAGGAGATCGCCTACGGCAACGGCAAGGTGGTGCGCGCCCGTCTCTCCGACGCGCTCTATTTCTGGAAGACCGACCAGGGCGACCTGCCTGACCTCGACCAGTTGCAGGCATCGGCGGACAAGTTCGGGCTCGATCTCAAGAAGCCGCTCGACCAGCGCATGGCCCGCCTCGACCATCTCGGCGTCACCTTCCACGCCAAGCTCGGCACGCAGGGTGAGCGGGTTGAGCGGATCAAGAGGCTGGCTGGCGAAATCGCTGACACGTTGTCGAAGCAGCCGAATTTCGTCGATGGCAAGCTTCTGGCCGCCGACGATCTGAACGTCGAGCAGAAATATCTCCGCGAGCGCGCCGAGCGTGCCGCCGTTCTGGCCAAGGCCGATCTCACCACCGAGGTGGTCGGCGAGTTCCCGGAATTGCAGGGCGCCATGGGCCGCAAATATGCGCTGCTGCAAGGTGAGCATCCATCCGCCATCGCAGCGATAGAAGAACACTACAAGCCACAGGGACCCTCCGACCGCGTGCCCACCGATCAGGTATCCGTGGCCGTGGCGCTCGCCGACAAGCTCGACACGCTGGTCGGGTTCTGGGCCATCGATGAAAAGCCGACAGGGTCAAAAGATCCCTATGCGCTGAGAAGAGCGGCGCTGGGGGTGGTGAGGATTCTGGTCGAGAACGGTATCCGATTGGCGCTCACACCCATCTTCGGAAGCGCCTATGAGTGGGCGAACTATCTCGACAAGAATGCCGTTACAACGCTGGAAGGGAAGGCGGAGCAAATCTACCGCTCCGACCTCCTCGCCTTCTTCCACGACCGCTTGAAGGTCTATCTCCGCGACCAAGGTGCGCGGCATGATTTGATAGATGCGGTGTTGGCGCCGCGCCCTATCTCCCCCCTTGAGGGGGAGATGTCGCCAGAGGCGACAGAGTGGGGCGCCGATCCACGCGAGACGACCCCCTCTGCCCTGCCGGGCATCTCCCCCTCAAGGGGGGAGATTGGCCAATCGTCCAACGACGATCTCCTTCAAATTGTCCGCCGCGTCCAAGCGCTTGGCTCCTTCCTCGACACCGAGGACGGCAAGAACCTGCTTGCCGGCACCAAGCGTGCGGCCAACATCCTGGCCGCCGAAGAGAAGAAGAAAACGACGATCGCCGAACGTGTTGAGCCGGCTCTATTCCGGGAAGATGCCGAGAAAGCGCTGTTTGCCGCGGTGAATCAGGCCGAGAAGGAAGCCGGCCAAGCGATTCACAACGAAGACTTTTCCGCCGCCATGCTGGCGCTTAGCGCGTTGCGTGAACCGGTTGATTCATTCTTTGAACGCGTTCTCGTGAATGATGAGGACCAGGCCGTTCGTGCCAACCGCCTGGCACTGCTGGCACGCATCCGGGCAGCGACCGACCAGGTTGCGGATTTCTCGAAAATCGCCGGCTGA